CTGCACTTCAGCGCGATCCGCCAGCCCCGCGGCGACGATGTTCTTTGCCACCCAGCGCATGGCATAGGCGCCAGAGCGGTCCACCTTCGACGGGTCCTTGCCCGAGAACGCGCCGCCGCCGTGGCGAGCCATGCCGCCGTAGGTATCCACGATGATCTTGCGGCCGGTGAGGCCGGCGTCGCCCATGGGTCCGCCGAGGACGAAAGACCCGGAGGGGTTGATGAGGACGGTGAACTCCGTGGTGATAAATCGTTCCAGGCCGGCATCGGCGATGACCCAGTCGATGACATGGGTGCGCAGCTGCTCGGTGAGCCACTCCTGAGTGACCTCCGGGTCATGCTGAGTGGAGATGACCACGGTGTCAAGGTAGGTGGGGGTATCGCCGTCGTAGGCGAACGTCACCTGCGTCTTGCCGTCCGGTCGCAGATGATCGACGATGCCCTCTTTGCGGACCTGCGTGAGCCGACGCGACAGTCGGTGCGCCAGAGCGATAGGAAGTGGCATGTACTCCGGGGTTTCATTCGTGGCATAGCCGAACATGAGCCCCTGGTCCCCGGCGCCGCCGCGGTCGTTCTCATCGTCGCTGGCACCGCCGCGGCTTTCCAGGGCGGTGTCTACCCCGTGGCCGATCTCCTGGGACTGTTCACCAATGGCGATATTCACGCCACAGGTGTGACCGTCGAAGCCGACGTCGGAGGACGTAAACCCGATCTCGACGAGCTTGCCGCGCACGAGGGAGGCGATGTCCACATAGGACTCCGTACGCACCTCACCGACAACGTGTACCTGGCCGGTGGTGACGAGCGTCTCGACGGCGACGTGCGCCTGCGGGTCCTGCGCGAGCATGGCATCGAGCACCGTATCGGAGATGGCGTCGCAGATTTTATCCGGGTGCCCCTCGGTGACGGATTCGCTCGTGAACAGCCTCACGGCGCGGGCCCGGCCCTCGGCGCGGGACTCGGTGGATAGGGACGCTTCAGCACTCACGACGGTCTTCCTTCGTTGTTACGGGGTGGCGCGGCTCTTACTCCGAATCAATATAGACCAAGCGGTCTAATCGTTCAATATGCGCTCCCCCGCGACGTGAGTGAGAATCTCCATCGCCACATCCAGCTTAGAACCGTCCGCAATGACCGTCTCTCTCCCGTCCGCCGCCAGCAACCAGCCCGAGTTGCGATCCTGGCCGAACACCGCACCGCCCGAAACGTCGTTGCACATAAGGAAGTCACACCCCTTACGCTGGAGTTTCTTGCGCGCCAACTCTCTCACGCTGGCGCCCGGCTGCTCGGTTTCCGCAGCGAACCCGACGATGATCGTCCCCGCGGGCACCACCCCCGCTCGACGCCAATCGACCAGGTCCCGCAGAATGTCAGGATTTTCTACCAAGTCCACGTGACGCAGCGCGTCGTCGGCGCTGCCCTTCTTCAGCTTGCTGTCTGCCTCGTTCAGCGGCCGGAAATCCGCCACCGCGGCCGCCATGATGATGAGGTCCGACGCCGCCGCGCGTTCCTGCACCGCTGCGTGCATCTGCCGGGTGGACCGCACGCGCACCACTTCCGCTCCGGCGGGTGTCGACAGCGCATCCGTGTCACCCACCACCATTGTCACCCGCGCACCGGCCTGGGCTGCGACCTCGCCGAGAGCGAAACCCTGCCGACCAGACGAGCGATTGCCGATGTAACGCACCGGGTCGATATTCTCCTGCGTCCCGCCGGCGGTAATAAGGACTCGCCGGCCGGCCAGCGATCGCGGCGGCCGGTGCCCGCGGGCGACGCTACGCGCAAAATCCGCGATCTGTGCAGGGTCCGGAAGACGGCCCGGCCCCGAATCGGCACCCGTCAGACGGCCGTGAGCCGGCTCCATGACGACGTAGCCAAACTCGCGCAGCAGCTCGACGTTGCGCCGCACCGCCGGGTTCTTCCACATCTCGGTATGCATCGCCGGCACGATCACAACCGGACACGTGGCCACAAGCACCGACGCGGTGAGCAGATCGTCCGCCCGGCCGGCCGCCAGGCGAGCCAGCAGATCAGCGGTCGCCGGGGCGACGACGACGAGGTCAGCTTCCTGGCCAATGCGGACATGCTGCACCTCATCCACCGCGTCAAACACCGTCGTGGACACCGGGTGCCCGCTCAGCGCTTCAAAGGTGGCCGAGCCGACGAAGTTGAGGGCGGCGGGCGTGGGGACCACGCGGACGTCGTCGCCGGCCTCCGTGAAATCTCGCACCACCTGGCACGCCTTATAAGCGGCGATACCGCCACCCACCCCGAGGACAACCTTCAGCCCCATAACGATTGCTCCCACGCTCTAAAGAACTGCAATGAATGCCCCAGTGTAGCCATCCCCACGCGTCGTGACTCTTCGTCCTCAGGGTTCACCCGGATTTTTCCCGGATGTCCTACCCCGCACTATTGTTCAATCGGCTAAAAAGGACAGAATGGATACGGAGTCAGCTCCGACGCGCCGCAATTCAGCACCGAATGGGGAACCTATGAGCAGTACCGCAACGGAAACCGGCAAGCACCGCTTCGCCCCGAAGTCCAAAAAGGGGTGGTTCGTCATCGCCGGTGTCGCCGCCTTCGTCCTACTCGTGGCCATCACTGCGTGGTCACTCTTGCGGCCTGTTTCCTCCGGAGGTAGCGGCATTCCCGCCTCGGACTACATCACCGTGGCCAAAGAAGACGTGATCGACGACATCAGCGTCGACGCCACCGTCACCGGCGCCCGCGTGACCACCATCACCACCGCGCTGACCGGTCCCGTTACTGCCCTCCCCATCTCCATGGGCGAGCAAATCCAATCCGGCGCGCACGTCGCCACCATCGACGCCTCCGCGCAACAGGCGGAACTCGACGCACTCCGGGCCCAGGTCTCTTCGGGTAAGGCCGAGCGCCAGGTCGCGCTCGATCAGGCCCAGGCCGCCGTCAACGAGAATTACGCACGCATCAACGATCCGGCTACCCCGCCCGAAGAGGTCGCCGCGCTGAAGACCCAAACCAACGCTCTGGTGTCCGCCCGGGATGCCGCGCGCAACGCCCTCAATAACGGCGACGGAGCCACCTCTGCCCAGATCAACCAACTCGTCAACGCCGTCAACAGTGCCTACATCACGGCCCCGCACGCAGGCATCGTCTCCCAGGTGCTCGTATCCGAAGGCCAGCCCGCCACCGGCGGCATCGCCACCATCGCCGATAACTCCACGCTGCACCTCAAGGCCACCGTGGGCGAGGCCGACGTAGACCGCGTAAAGCCCGGGCAGAAAGTGCGCTTCACCGCCGGGACTTCCGGCGACCGCAAGTACACCGGCAAGGTAGTCCGCGTCTCCCCCATCGTCGAAGGCGCCGGGGTCGGTGCCGCTCCAAGCGCCAGCGACAGCAGCGGTGCCGGTGCGGCCATGTCCTTCGGTATGGGCGACACTGGCGGCAGCTCGTCGCCGCAGTTCCCCGTCGACATCGAAGTCACTGGCGACCAGTCTGGCCTGCGAATCGGGGGCACCGCCAAGGCCGAGATCATCGTGTCTGAGCACCTCAACGCGCTGGCCCTGCCCAACGAAGCCCTGCTCAAGGGCGACAAGACCGAGGTCCTCGTGGCGGTGCCGGAAGGTGGCGCCTACCGCGTCGAGCGCCGCACCGTCACCACCGGCGACAAGAACGACCTCGACACCATCATCACCGGCGGCGATCTTAAAGCCGGCGACATCGTCCTCACTCCGGCCGAGGAATACCAGGGCCTCGAAGGCACCACCGTCGAGCTCTCCGACAGCTTCGGGCCCGGCATGGACGCTTTCACCCCGGGCGGAACCACGCCCGAGGGGGAGAGCACCGAGGAGACCAAGTGAGCGAACGCATCGTCACGATGACCAACATCGTCCGTACCTTCAATCTAGGCAAGGACCACGAGGTCCAGGTCCTCAAAGGATGCGACTTCCACATGGACCGCGGCGAGTTCGTCAGCATCATCGGCCAATCCGGCTCGGGAAAGTCCACCCTGATGAACATCATCGGGCTCCTGGACACGCCCACCGCCGGCACCTATGAGCTCGAAGGCACCGACGTCCTGCGCCTCGACGACGACGAAGCCGCCACCTATCGCAGCCTCAACATCGGCTTCGTCTTCCAGAACTTCAACCTCATCGGCCGCTCCAGTGCCCTCAGCAACGTCGAAATCCCCATGATGTACGCGGGCGTCGGGCGCCGGGAACGCCGGGAACGCGCCGAGGCCTTACTCGAACTGGTCGACATGGGCGACCGCATGCACCACCAGCCCAACGAACTCTCCGGCGGGCAGAAGCAACGCGTCGCCATCGCCCGTGCCCTCGCCAACGAACCGACGCTGCTCCTCGCCGACGAGCCGACCGGTGCCTTGGACTCGTCGACCGGACGCATGGTCATGGACATGTTCCATGCACTCAACCAGGAACGCGGGACCTCGATCATCTTCATTACCCACAACCCAGACCTAGCCGGCGAAACCTCCCGCATCGTCGAGATGAAAGACGGGTTCATCGTCCACACCGAGGAGGCTGACTCATGACCCTGCGCGAATCCATGCTCCTCGCCCTCGTGAGCCTTCGAGCCAACAAGATGCGCACCCTGCTCACGCTGCTTGGCATCATCGTGGGCATCACCTCGGTCATTACCATCCTCACCCTTGGGCAATCCCTCAAAATCCAAAACGCCGAAAGCCTGGCGGACTCTGGCATCTTCGACGTCAACGTCGCCGTCACCCAGCGCACGGACGAAGAGAGCGACGATCCCTACGCCTACCTCTACTCCGGACAAATGCCGGGACCAGCCGATCAGCTGCCCATCGAGGTCCTTGAGGACGCCGCCGAGCGCTTCGACGACTCCATCGCCGCCCTCATGATTAGCTCCAGCGTCATGGGCGGTGGACAGGCCAGCTTCTCCGACGACTCCAAGCCGGTGGACCTATCCATCTTTCCCGTCGGCACCAACGAGATGGAAGCGAGCAAGGTCAACATCCTCGTTGGTCGCGGACTCAACGAGGCCGACTTCGATTCCGAACGCCG
Above is a genomic segment from Corynebacterium uterequi containing:
- the metK gene encoding methionine adenosyltransferase, which encodes MSAEASLSTESRAEGRARAVRLFTSESVTEGHPDKICDAISDTVLDAMLAQDPQAHVAVETLVTTGQVHVVGEVRTESYVDIASLVRGKLVEIGFTSSDVGFDGHTCGVNIAIGEQSQEIGHGVDTALESRGGASDDENDRGGAGDQGLMFGYATNETPEYMPLPIALAHRLSRRLTQVRKEGIVDHLRPDGKTQVTFAYDGDTPTYLDTVVISTQHDPEVTQEWLTEQLRTHVIDWVIADAGLERFITTEFTVLINPSGSFVLGGPMGDAGLTGRKIIVDTYGGMARHGGGAFSGKDPSKVDRSGAYAMRWVAKNIVAAGLADRAEVQVAYAIGRAKPVGLYVETFGTAAEGLSDAEIQAAVEQVFDLRPAAIIRDLDLKRPIYAQTAAYGHFGRTDIDLPWESVSKAEELRRALGL
- the coaBC gene encoding bifunctional phosphopantothenoylcysteine decarboxylase/phosphopantothenate--cysteine ligase CoaBC, encoding MGLKVVLGVGGGIAAYKACQVVRDFTEAGDDVRVVPTPAALNFVGSATFEALSGHPVSTTVFDAVDEVQHVRIGQEADLVVVAPATADLLARLAAGRADDLLTASVLVATCPVVIVPAMHTEMWKNPAVRRNVELLREFGYVVMEPAHGRLTGADSGPGRLPDPAQIADFARSVARGHRPPRSLAGRRVLITAGGTQENIDPVRYIGNRSSGRQGFALGEVAAQAGARVTMVVGDTDALSTPAGAEVVRVRSTRQMHAAVQERAAASDLIIMAAAVADFRPLNEADSKLKKGSADDALRHVDLVENPDILRDLVDWRRAGVVPAGTIIVGFAAETEQPGASVRELARKKLQRKGCDFLMCNDVSGGAVFGQDRNSGWLLAADGRETVIADGSKLDVAMEILTHVAGERILND
- a CDS encoding efflux RND transporter periplasmic adaptor subunit, with the protein product MSSTATETGKHRFAPKSKKGWFVIAGVAAFVLLVAITAWSLLRPVSSGGSGIPASDYITVAKEDVIDDISVDATVTGARVTTITTALTGPVTALPISMGEQIQSGAHVATIDASAQQAELDALRAQVSSGKAERQVALDQAQAAVNENYARINDPATPPEEVAALKTQTNALVSARDAARNALNNGDGATSAQINQLVNAVNSAYITAPHAGIVSQVLVSEGQPATGGIATIADNSTLHLKATVGEADVDRVKPGQKVRFTAGTSGDRKYTGKVVRVSPIVEGAGVGAAPSASDSSGAGAAMSFGMGDTGGSSSPQFPVDIEVTGDQSGLRIGGTAKAEIIVSEHLNALALPNEALLKGDKTEVLVAVPEGGAYRVERRTVTTGDKNDLDTIITGGDLKAGDIVLTPAEEYQGLEGTTVELSDSFGPGMDAFTPGGTTPEGESTEETK
- a CDS encoding ABC transporter ATP-binding protein; the protein is MSERIVTMTNIVRTFNLGKDHEVQVLKGCDFHMDRGEFVSIIGQSGSGKSTLMNIIGLLDTPTAGTYELEGTDVLRLDDDEAATYRSLNIGFVFQNFNLIGRSSALSNVEIPMMYAGVGRRERRERAEALLELVDMGDRMHHQPNELSGGQKQRVAIARALANEPTLLLADEPTGALDSSTGRMVMDMFHALNQERGTSIIFITHNPDLAGETSRIVEMKDGFIVHTEEADS